The genomic DNA GCCGTTCACAACAGCCGCGACGAATACAAGCAGGCTCTGCTCCTCAGCATTGACCGACTGGTGCAGGCCACCCCAACCGACGACGACAGCATTCACCCGCCCTGGGTCGCGCAGTCAATTCACAATGACACCCGCGAATTCTTCAATGCTGAACGGTGAGGGCCCAGCCCGGTCTACGGCCGCATCACGGCCCGGAAATCGCTGGGCAACGTGCTGACGCTTCACATTCGGATGTGACAGGCAGAGCTCCAGCAGACGAGGAAAGGAGTCAGCAGTGGGTCACGAAAAGGTGGTCAAGATTGGACTCCTGTACCGGCCCAATGATGGCGCGCGGTTTGCTCTCGTTTCAGTAGGCAAGCGCAACTCACGCAGTTTCCAGTACCGGGCCACCGTTTCCTCCAGCCTCAAAGTCTGGGGAGGCAGGCTCACGCCCCAGCAAGCCCATGAAACCTTCTCCCATCACGAAACGGTTCCCCCGTTCAGCATACCCAGGAGGTCAGCGCATGAACACAACTCTGACGAACAGCAAAACGCATGGCACAATGAAAAGGGCCTGTCCACGGCGGACAGGCCCACTCCCCTCAGACAGAGGTAAAGGAGCGCGGCGAGTATATATGAAAGAAGAGAAGACCCTCAACCAGTGGCGCAAAGAACGCGGCCTGGGGGTGGACGAGCTGGCGGAACGTGCCGGAGTGGGACGCAGCATTGGCAGTTGGCTCTACGGCGGCAAGGTCCCCAAGCTGAAGGCGAGCCTGGCGCTGGCTGGGGCGTTGGGTGTCGAAGTGACCCAGATCCGTTGGGGCGAGAAAGAAGAGCCCCAGCCCGTCCCCGCGATGCCGCCGCGAGCGGAGGTCAAGGGCAACCGCAGCTCGGTCACCCGTGAACAATACGAGATGGCAAAGGTGTGGGTAGAGGCGGGCCATAGCCACTCTGAAGCTGCCGACGCCATGGGCGTGAGCCGCGAGACCTATTACAAGGCGCTCCGCCGGTTTGCAGAAGAGGACGCTCCTCAGAAGGCCGACAGGGGGCCAACCCCCAAAGCTGCCGGGTCCAAGCCCCGAACGCCCAAAGCCGAGGCCGCCAAAGCCGTCTCATGACGCCGTGTGTTTTACGACATTTAGGAGGGTTTTACGACAACACTTTACGAGACCTATCCGGGCGACTGAGACGCTCGGCCTTTTTTTGCCGACGGGCACGCCAATGGCTGTAAATTATCTTGACTTTTGAGATGTCGTAAAATCTTTATTTTACGACACTTGAAATCAAGACATGATATTCTGGTTGCAGCGAAACAAGGAGAATTGATCCGTGACCGACTTGCCCGACACTCCATCCACAGCCCTCGCCGATCTTCTGGAGCGGTGCGGCAAGACCCGCTCAGAAGCTGAAGCCCTGGCCGCCGAAATGGTGCAGCGGCAACGCGCCGTCGATCCCGGTTGCACCTGGGGCCACATTCACCCCGAACAAATCGCGGGCCTGTGGAACCAGGCCGCCAAGCACGGCAAGAGGAAACTGGTGCTGGAGATCACTGCCGACGCGCCAACTTACGAAGAGTGGATCGGGGGGCAGATCCAGGTCACCGTCAAAGGCGCGCAGACCTGGGGCGATTACAAGCAAGAGCAGCAGGACGCCTGCGACAAGGAAGTGAACTGATGCAGGGTGTGATCGGCCAGGACCAGGGTGCGCCCACCGGCCCCGGACAATCCAAGATGTACGCGCTGAGACGGTACAACCCCAAGCCAGAGTGGCCAAATGGTTCTCTGTACGGCAGAAGCCAGGATTTGGAAAGCTTGAAGGGCCAATGCGATCTGTACAACAAGCAAAGCGCCCTAGACGACGGCTTCAAGCAGTGGTGGATTACAGACGGCCAGGGCAAGATCATCTATCCCCTGGAAACCAAGTCCAGCGTCTACACCTCACCCGCCGCAGAGTCGGATGAGGTCTCACAGTCCTTCCAGGAGATGCGGGCGTTCAGGTCGGCCAGTGCTTTGCACGACTTCCTCTTCCTGACCAAAGATGTGGACGAACAGGTGAAGGCCGAACGCCTGTGCTCACTGGCAAGCGAGCTGGAACTGACCGCCGAACATCTCCGCAAGCTGCTGGAGTTAGAGCAGCGATGAAACCCTGTGCGATTGCCGCCCGCTGGAAAGACCAGATCCCGACCACCACTGCGCACCTGCTGGAGCTGCACGTCAACCACGGCTCAGGGGTCCTCTCCGGCTTTTCCCTGGACCTGCTGAGTGGTGAGGCATTCAGGGCTGTGTGCAGCGCCGACGCCGAGAATCGTGCCAGGCTGGGGGCGCTGCTGGCAATGGTGGCTCAGGATTTCCCGCTGACGTGCTAC from Deinococcus humi includes the following:
- a CDS encoding helix-turn-helix domain-containing protein; translation: MKEEKTLNQWRKERGLGVDELAERAGVGRSIGSWLYGGKVPKLKASLALAGALGVEVTQIRWGEKEEPQPVPAMPPRAEVKGNRSSVTREQYEMAKVWVEAGHSHSEAADAMGVSRETYYKALRRFAEEDAPQKADRGPTPKAAGSKPRTPKAEAAKAVS